A single genomic interval of Mustela nigripes isolate SB6536 chromosome 7, MUSNIG.SB6536, whole genome shotgun sequence harbors:
- the TTC32 gene encoding tetratricopeptide repeat protein 32 has product MDRQPGQQSHATLALAQAHFEKGDYAEAEALYSAFIRQCACAGSGGAAPGSKCSPEDLATAYNNRGQIKYFRVDFYEAMEDYTSAIQVQPTFEVPYYNRGLILYRLGYFDDALEDFKKVLDLNPGFQDAALSLKQTILDKEEKQRRNH; this is encoded by the exons ATGGATAGGCAGCCAGGGCAACAAAGCCACGCGACGCTGGCACTCGCCCAAGCTCACTTCGAGAAAGGCGACTACGCCGAGGCCGAGGCGCTGTACTCCGCTTTCATTCGCCAGTGCGCCTGTGCAGGCTCCGGGGGAGCGGCGCCCGGCAG CAAATGCAGCCCTGAGGATTTGGCTACTGCCTACAACAACAGGGGGCAAATCAAATACTTCAGGGTTGATTTTTATGAAGCCATGGAGGACTACACATCGGCCATACAAGTCCAACCCACTTTCGAAGTTCCGTATTACAACAGAGGGTTGATACTGTATAGGCTGG GATACTTTGATGATGCTTTGGAAGATTTCAAGAAGGTATTGGACTTAAATCCTGGATTTCAAGATGCTGCTTTGAGCTTAAAACAGACTATtctagacaaagaagaaaaacaaagaagaaatcattga